One window of Trinickia caryophylli genomic DNA carries:
- a CDS encoding DUF2486 family protein, producing MTDPKAPNDSHDVDDPDAIPVLTDVIVPGRPPTVRPVTSHEPPQTSAAPTPAAASHDSLPAAAPGAAAQPADEGVPGEAPAPGEAPGPTGRLGSDAGIPTPEAPIHEAAPASEPPADEALANDASPREVPMSEVPAGEAPVLAPSSAEPGTPLAGEARPPHETAPEPAAPPLSEQSIPEEPIPEASIAAGETETSIEAMRAAELAEFVEPPATGSAAGTAEPAERPHPGGEAVSEPAPTLASEHARAPLADMQSVPPPPGAPVPESTGVSPEEEAAFPASAELSARDAEHLAERLRVRFAGYLREEGRGVIEARCRDALAEHTSWLVRQVTREVTLALEGEVAGWVRDAVREELAAHRIVKR from the coding sequence GTGACCGATCCCAAAGCACCGAACGATTCGCACGATGTCGACGATCCCGACGCGATCCCGGTCCTCACCGACGTGATCGTGCCGGGCCGCCCGCCTACGGTGCGGCCGGTCACCTCGCACGAACCGCCGCAGACGAGCGCGGCGCCCACGCCCGCTGCGGCATCGCATGACTCTCTGCCGGCCGCTGCGCCGGGTGCAGCGGCGCAGCCGGCTGACGAAGGAGTTCCGGGCGAGGCGCCCGCGCCCGGCGAGGCACCTGGCCCGACCGGGAGGCTTGGCTCCGACGCCGGCATCCCGACACCCGAGGCCCCGATCCACGAGGCGGCTCCTGCGAGCGAGCCGCCCGCCGACGAGGCGCTCGCGAACGACGCATCGCCGCGCGAGGTGCCGATGAGCGAAGTCCCCGCGGGAGAGGCGCCCGTGCTCGCGCCTTCGTCGGCCGAGCCCGGCACCCCGCTTGCCGGCGAGGCGCGTCCGCCGCACGAGACGGCGCCCGAGCCCGCGGCGCCGCCCCTCTCGGAACAGTCCATCCCCGAGGAGCCCATCCCGGAGGCGTCCATTGCTGCGGGCGAGACCGAAACGTCGATCGAGGCGATGCGCGCGGCCGAGCTGGCCGAATTCGTCGAGCCGCCGGCAACGGGCTCCGCCGCAGGCACGGCGGAACCGGCGGAGAGGCCGCACCCAGGCGGCGAAGCCGTCTCCGAGCCGGCGCCGACGCTTGCGTCCGAGCATGCCCGGGCACCGCTGGCCGATATGCAGAGCGTGCCGCCGCCGCCCGGTGCGCCCGTTCCCGAAAGCACCGGGGTATCGCCGGAGGAAGAAGCGGCGTTCCCGGCCTCCGCCGAGCTGAGCGCGCGCGACGCCGAGCATTTGGCCGAGCGTCTGCGCGTGCGGTTTGCCGGCTATCTGCGCGAGGAGGGGCGCGGCGTGATCGAGGCGCGCTGCCGCGATGCGCTCGCCGAGCATACGAGCTGGCTCGTGCGTCAGGTCACGCGCGAGGTCACGCTGGCGCTCGAGGGCGAAGTGGCCGGATGGGTGCGCGACGCGGTGCGCGAGGAACTGGCGGCGCACCGTATCGTCAAGCGCTGA
- the ilvD gene encoding dihydroxy-acid dehydratase, which yields MPYNRRSQNITQGVARAPNRSMYYALGYRQDDFDKPMIGIANGHSTITPCNAGLQRLADAAVGAVKDADANPQTFGTPTISDGMSMGTEGMKYSLVSREVIADCIETCVQGQWMDGVVVIGGCDKNMPGGMIALARINVPGIYVYGGTIRPGHWKGKDLTIVSSFEAVGEFTAGRMSKEDFDGIERNACPTTGSCGGMYTANTMSSSFEALGMSLLYSSTMANPDDEKVASAAESARVLVEAVKRDLKPHDIITKQAIENAVSVIMATGGSTNAVLHYLAIAHAAEVEWTIDDFERIRQRVPVICNLKPSGEYVATDLHRAGGIPQVMKILLDAGLLHGECVTITGRTLAEELKDVPSAPPAGQQVIFPIDQALYPSGHLAILKGNLAVDGAVAKITGLKNPAITGPARVFDDEQSALAAILDDKIRAGDVLVLRYLGPQGGPGMPEMLAPTSALIGKGLGESVGLITDGRFSGGTWGMVVGHVAPEAFVGGTIALVQEGDSITIDAHKLLLQLNVDDAEIARRRAAWQAPAPRYTRGVLAKYAALARPANRGAVTG from the coding sequence ATGCCTTATAACCGTCGCTCGCAGAACATCACGCAGGGTGTCGCCCGTGCGCCGAACCGCTCGATGTATTACGCGCTGGGGTATCGGCAGGACGACTTCGACAAGCCGATGATCGGCATCGCCAACGGCCACTCGACAATCACGCCCTGCAACGCCGGGCTGCAGCGGCTGGCCGACGCGGCCGTCGGCGCGGTCAAGGATGCCGACGCGAACCCGCAGACATTCGGCACGCCGACGATTTCGGACGGCATGTCGATGGGCACCGAAGGCATGAAGTATTCGCTCGTCTCGCGCGAGGTGATCGCCGATTGCATCGAAACCTGCGTGCAGGGCCAGTGGATGGACGGCGTGGTCGTGATCGGCGGTTGCGACAAGAACATGCCGGGCGGCATGATCGCGCTCGCGCGCATCAACGTGCCCGGCATCTACGTCTATGGCGGCACGATCCGCCCCGGCCACTGGAAGGGCAAGGATCTGACGATCGTCTCTTCGTTCGAGGCCGTCGGCGAGTTCACGGCCGGCCGGATGTCGAAGGAAGACTTCGACGGCATCGAGCGCAACGCCTGCCCAACGACGGGCTCGTGCGGCGGGATGTATACGGCCAACACGATGAGTTCGTCGTTCGAGGCGCTCGGCATGTCGCTGCTCTATTCGTCGACGATGGCGAACCCCGACGACGAGAAGGTCGCCTCGGCGGCCGAATCGGCGCGCGTGCTCGTCGAGGCCGTCAAGCGCGATCTGAAGCCGCACGACATCATCACGAAGCAGGCGATCGAAAACGCCGTCTCGGTCATCATGGCAACGGGCGGCTCGACGAATGCCGTGCTCCATTACCTCGCCATCGCGCATGCGGCCGAAGTGGAGTGGACCATCGACGACTTCGAGCGCATCCGCCAGCGTGTGCCCGTCATCTGCAATCTCAAGCCATCGGGCGAGTACGTGGCGACCGACCTGCATCGCGCGGGCGGCATCCCCCAAGTCATGAAGATCCTGCTCGATGCGGGGCTGCTGCATGGCGAGTGCGTGACGATCACGGGCAGGACCCTCGCCGAAGAGTTGAAGGACGTGCCGAGCGCGCCACCGGCCGGCCAGCAGGTCATCTTTCCGATCGACCAGGCACTGTATCCCTCCGGCCACCTCGCGATCCTCAAGGGCAATCTTGCCGTGGACGGCGCGGTGGCCAAGATCACGGGGCTCAAGAACCCGGCGATCACCGGCCCTGCGCGCGTGTTCGACGACGAGCAAAGCGCGCTCGCGGCAATCCTCGACGACAAAATCCGCGCCGGCGATGTGCTCGTGCTGCGCTATCTGGGTCCGCAAGGCGGCCCCGGCATGCCGGAGATGCTGGCCCCCACCTCGGCGCTGATCGGCAAGGGGCTGGGCGAATCGGTCGGTCTCATTACCGACGGCCGCTTTTCCGGGGGCACATGGGGCATGGTGGTCGGTCACGTCGCGCCGGAGGCGTTCGTCGGCGGCACGATCGCGCTCGTGCAGGAAGGCGATTCGATCACGATCGATGCGCACAAGCTGCTGCTGCAGCTCAATGTCGACGACGCGGAAATCGCACGCCGCCGCGCCGCCTGGCAAGCGCCGGCGCCACGGTACACGCGCGGCGTGCTGGCGAAATATGCCGCGCTCGCGCGCCCCGCGAACCGGGGCGCCGTCACCGGTTGA
- a CDS encoding LysR substrate-binding domain-containing protein: protein MTPDLRQLRYFVAVAEERHFGRAAERLSMTQPPLSQAIRALEDTLGVALFARTKRTVELTPVGADLLPEVRKLLAAADGLRPLAQRLARGEAGSLALAFVSTADYGLLPELLRRFASYRPGVQLELAEATSDVQIEELVAGRIDAGLVIAPLPPRHAATLSYLPVMREPLVAALPAGAVPHKGRGAVRDWEDTPVSLADLASLPLVIFPRRLAPGFYDIITGCYGAAGLAPRIGQEAIQMQTIVSLVSAGMGVALVPRSLRNLRRTGVVYRPLAQRAPIVETGLVWRTDDVSPVLASFIEIVRAQKAAEKP from the coding sequence ATGACTCCCGATCTGCGTCAGCTGCGTTACTTCGTCGCCGTGGCCGAGGAGCGGCATTTCGGGCGTGCGGCCGAGCGGCTCTCGATGACGCAGCCGCCGCTTTCGCAGGCGATCCGGGCGCTGGAGGACACGCTCGGCGTTGCCCTTTTTGCGCGCACGAAGCGCACGGTCGAGCTCACGCCGGTGGGTGCCGATCTCCTGCCGGAGGTGCGCAAGCTGCTCGCGGCGGCCGACGGGCTACGCCCGCTCGCACAACGCCTTGCGCGCGGCGAGGCGGGCTCGCTCGCGCTCGCGTTCGTCTCCACGGCCGACTATGGCCTCCTGCCCGAACTGTTGCGCCGGTTCGCTTCGTATCGTCCCGGCGTGCAACTCGAGCTTGCCGAAGCCACGAGCGACGTGCAGATCGAGGAACTTGTCGCGGGCCGCATCGACGCCGGGCTCGTCATTGCGCCGTTGCCGCCGCGCCATGCGGCGACTCTGAGCTACCTGCCCGTCATGCGCGAGCCGCTCGTCGCGGCCCTGCCGGCCGGCGCCGTGCCGCACAAGGGCCGGGGCGCGGTGCGCGACTGGGAGGACACGCCCGTCTCGCTCGCCGATCTCGCGTCGTTGCCGCTCGTCATCTTCCCGCGGCGGTTGGCGCCGGGCTTTTATGACATCATTACGGGCTGCTACGGCGCTGCCGGCCTCGCGCCGCGCATCGGGCAGGAAGCGATCCAGATGCAGACGATCGTGAGCCTTGTGTCGGCGGGCATGGGCGTCGCACTCGTGCCGCGCTCGCTGCGGAACTTGAGGCGCACGGGCGTCGTCTATCGGCCGCTCGCGCAACGCGCACCGATCGTCGAAACCGGGCTCGTCTGGCGCACGGACGACGTCAGCCCCGTGCTGGCGAGCTTCATCGAGATCGTGCGTGCGCAAAAGGCGGCTGAGAAGCCGTAG
- the lgt gene encoding prolipoprotein diacylglyceryl transferase, whose amino-acid sequence MLIHPNFDPIAIHLGPLAVRWYGLMYLVAFVMAIVVGRLRLRLPHVAAQGWTTKDIDDMLFYGVLGTILGGRLGYVLFYKADYYFMHPLDVFKVWQGGMSFHGGFLGVTLAMMLFAYQRKRSWMQVTDFVAPMVPTGLAAGRLGNFINGELWGRVTDPAAPWAMLFQNASEDDARWLVAHRELAAKWHLDGIFAQYHMLPRHPSQLYEIALEGIALFVVLWFFSRKPRPVGAASAVFLIGYGLARFTVEFAREPDDFLGLLALGLSMGQWLSLPMIVAGVLLLAWSYRRARNAPTALAR is encoded by the coding sequence ATGCTGATTCATCCCAATTTCGACCCCATTGCGATTCACCTGGGCCCGCTGGCCGTTCGCTGGTACGGCCTCATGTACCTCGTTGCGTTCGTGATGGCGATCGTCGTCGGCCGGCTGCGCCTGCGCCTGCCGCACGTCGCCGCGCAAGGCTGGACGACGAAAGATATCGACGACATGCTGTTTTACGGTGTGCTCGGCACGATTCTCGGCGGACGTCTCGGCTATGTCCTCTTTTACAAGGCCGACTATTACTTCATGCACCCGCTCGACGTATTCAAGGTCTGGCAGGGCGGCATGTCGTTTCACGGTGGCTTTCTGGGCGTGACGCTGGCCATGATGCTCTTCGCCTATCAGCGCAAGCGCAGTTGGATGCAGGTGACCGATTTCGTCGCGCCTATGGTGCCGACCGGTCTGGCCGCGGGCCGCCTCGGCAACTTCATCAACGGCGAACTCTGGGGCCGCGTGACCGATCCGGCCGCGCCTTGGGCGATGTTGTTCCAGAATGCATCTGAGGACGACGCGCGTTGGCTCGTCGCGCATCGCGAGCTTGCGGCGAAGTGGCATCTGGACGGCATCTTCGCGCAGTACCACATGCTGCCGCGACACCCGTCGCAACTGTATGAGATTGCGTTGGAAGGCATCGCGCTTTTCGTCGTGCTCTGGTTCTTCTCGCGCAAGCCGCGGCCGGTGGGGGCCGCATCGGCCGTTTTCCTGATCGGCTACGGGCTCGCGCGTTTCACCGTGGAGTTCGCGCGCGAACCCGACGATTTCCTCGGGCTGCTGGCGCTCGGCCTGTCGATGGGGCAGTGGCTCTCGCTGCCGATGATCGTCGCGGGCGTGCTGCTGCTCGCCTGGTCCTACCGGCGTGCCCGCAACGCGCCCACGGCGCTGGCGCGCTAG
- a CDS encoding SIMPL domain-containing protein (The SIMPL domain is named for its presence in mouse protein SIMPL (signalling molecule that associates with mouse pelle-like kinase). Bacterial member BP26, from Brucella, was shown to assemble into a channel-like structure, while YggE from E. coli has been associated with resistance to oxidative stress.), whose translation MRKTTAAVFTLATAAALASMSAFAEPAVSSETAPSGVLSLSAQASDDVATDVVDITLFYEQQAKDAASLTDALNQRTAAALKAAKSASDVSAHTGTFSIYPSTDRDGRISGWRGRTEVVLESRNFAAASQLAAQLNATMQVANVSFSLSPEAQRNAAEKLTGEAIASFRKQAESAARAFGYTGYVVRSVNVGRETPPRPLYAMRAMATESAPAAPLPIEGGKTRVAVSVSGAVQMTR comes from the coding sequence ATGAGAAAAACCACCGCTGCCGTCTTCACGCTTGCCACCGCCGCCGCCCTGGCGTCGATGAGCGCGTTCGCCGAGCCGGCCGTATCGAGCGAAACCGCGCCCTCCGGCGTGCTTTCGCTTTCCGCGCAAGCCAGCGACGACGTCGCGACGGATGTCGTCGACATCACCCTCTTTTACGAGCAGCAGGCGAAGGACGCAGCCTCGCTCACCGATGCGCTCAATCAACGCACGGCTGCCGCGCTGAAGGCCGCCAAGTCGGCATCGGACGTCAGCGCACATACGGGCACGTTCTCTATCTATCCGTCGACGGATCGTGACGGCCGCATTTCAGGATGGCGCGGGCGCACCGAGGTCGTGCTCGAATCGCGTAATTTCGCAGCCGCGTCACAGCTCGCGGCGCAATTGAACGCGACGATGCAAGTCGCGAACGTTTCGTTCTCGCTCTCGCCTGAAGCACAGCGCAACGCAGCCGAAAAGCTCACCGGCGAGGCGATCGCTTCGTTTCGCAAGCAGGCCGAGTCGGCGGCCCGCGCGTTCGGCTACACGGGTTATGTCGTGCGCAGCGTGAACGTCGGGCGCGAAACGCCGCCGCGGCCGCTCTACGCCATGCGCGCGATGGCCACTGAAAGCGCACCGGCCGCGCCGCTGCCGATCGAAGGCGGCAAGACGCGCGTGGCCGTCAGCGTATCGGGCGCGGTGCAGATGACGCGCTAG
- a CDS encoding EVE domain-containing protein → MRYWLMKSEPDEASIDDLAHAPSSTLPWTGVRNYQARNFMRDTMQLGDGVLFYHSSCPEPGIAGLAEVVSQPYPDPTQFEPKSPYYDPKSTRETPRWMLVDVRFVKKTPLIPLAELRAHPELADMRVLAKGNRLSITPVTEAEWRFITERLA, encoded by the coding sequence ATGCGCTATTGGCTGATGAAGTCCGAACCGGACGAAGCGAGCATCGACGACCTCGCCCACGCTCCCTCCAGCACGCTGCCGTGGACCGGCGTGCGCAACTATCAGGCGCGCAATTTCATGCGTGACACGATGCAGCTTGGCGACGGCGTGCTCTTCTATCATTCGAGCTGCCCGGAGCCCGGCATCGCCGGGCTCGCCGAGGTCGTCTCGCAGCCCTACCCCGATCCGACGCAGTTCGAGCCGAAGAGTCCGTACTACGACCCGAAATCGACGCGCGAGACACCGCGCTGGATGCTGGTGGACGTGCGCTTCGTCAAGAAAACGCCGTTGATCCCGCTTGCGGAATTGCGCGCCCACCCTGAGCTTGCCGACATGCGCGTGCTCGCCAAGGGCAACCGGCTTTCGATCACGCCGGTGACCGAGGCCGAGTGGCGCTTCATTACCGAGCGGCTCGCCTGA
- a CDS encoding cell division protein ZapA, whose amino-acid sequence MTTRQIEASILGQTYRLACSAETEAALLEAVARVDAEMAKVRAHSNIRGTDRIAVMAALSLASELVRLQESVRHGEAFPAEEIRRTMQQMNEQLDAVLEQGEAR is encoded by the coding sequence ATGACGACCAGACAGATCGAAGCCTCGATTCTCGGCCAGACGTACCGCCTCGCATGCTCGGCCGAAACCGAGGCCGCCCTGCTCGAAGCCGTTGCGCGAGTTGATGCCGAGATGGCCAAGGTTCGGGCCCACAGCAACATTCGCGGCACCGATCGCATCGCCGTGATGGCGGCGCTCTCGCTCGCATCGGAACTGGTCCGGCTGCAGGAAAGCGTGCGCCATGGCGAAGCGTTTCCCGCGGAGGAAATCCGGCGTACAATGCAGCAAATGAACGAACAGCTCGATGCCGTGCTCGAGCAAGGCGAGGCACGGTAA
- a CDS encoding ATPase, with protein sequence MLNELETLSQNIGRLIAINERQQQARHALEEQLAQLRAENDTARAELALLRDERNALQVERDTLLAKIDDAQVRLNAILEKLPRGKGAYDADNQLDLLAPSGENAAAPNGAAAQHGENA encoded by the coding sequence ATGCTCAACGAACTCGAAACTTTGTCACAGAACATCGGCCGGCTGATCGCGATCAACGAACGCCAGCAGCAGGCCCGTCACGCGCTCGAAGAGCAACTCGCCCAGCTGCGGGCGGAAAACGACACCGCCCGCGCGGAGCTTGCGCTCTTGCGCGATGAACGCAACGCGCTGCAGGTCGAACGGGATACGTTGCTCGCGAAGATCGACGATGCACAGGTCCGCCTCAACGCGATTCTCGAAAAACTGCCGCGCGGCAAGGGCGCGTACGACGCCGACAACCAGCTCGATCTGCTCGCACCGTCCGGCGAGAACGCGGCGGCGCCCAACGGCGCAGCGGCTCAGCACGGAGAAAACGCATGA
- a CDS encoding TonB-dependent receptor plug domain-containing protein, with protein sequence MPMPFARVAFVALAGLPLVARAQSALDSTMPTPRPVSTDSAPAASPSASASSAVAATSAGETGNPRAGKLAPIVVTAQRSPQALADAVPQTTRLSREDIDDSGATDLAGVLALAPGVQIVRNGGPGANAVALLRGGSATQSLVLVDGVRVDSVSLGQAQLAQIPASQIDHVEVVNGDVSALYGSGAMGGVVQVFTKAGGDHPPRFHFSAGYGSYGTQTQQAGVDGALDKAGKTTFSFEVARLKSNGFSSIDPRLAPNANPNANGYLNESVSAALRHRFNDRWDAGVRYFQSNGNASFDDAYGVPTDINNLYSKVRQASVFANGKLTDWWTTHVTLAEGDDRSIQKKNGVYDNRFDTTNRQYTWQNDFALAAGQTAQLGYERLDQRLDSDIFSAPARHVDSVFAGYTARFGASQIQANVRRDRYSDFGSANTYYLGYGYDFTEHWKAIASYSSGFRAPSFDDLYYPGSGNTSIRPERSHSIEAALQYASDSLGVVRLSVFQTRYTDLIDYVSTQGGLYYLAENVGRAKVQGVEGAWSGRIGATRVRTSFTVQNPVDETSGKDLNRRARHFATLSANRDLGAWRIGGQWRVSGVRQDSGRPLGGYGVVDLSARYRITKAWYVSAQIENLFDKPYEFAYSYNTPRRSAFVTLGWQQQ encoded by the coding sequence ATTCCCATGCCCTTCGCAAGGGTAGCCTTCGTCGCGCTCGCCGGCCTGCCGCTCGTTGCGCGTGCCCAGTCGGCGCTCGACTCCACGATGCCCACGCCTCGTCCCGTCTCGACAGACTCCGCGCCCGCCGCCTCACCGAGCGCGTCCGCTTCATCGGCCGTCGCCGCCACGTCCGCTGGCGAGACGGGGAACCCGCGCGCCGGCAAGCTCGCCCCGATCGTCGTGACGGCGCAGCGCTCGCCGCAGGCGCTGGCCGACGCGGTCCCGCAAACGACGCGCTTGAGCCGCGAGGATATCGACGATTCGGGCGCGACCGATCTCGCGGGCGTGCTCGCGCTTGCGCCCGGCGTGCAGATCGTCCGCAACGGCGGGCCCGGCGCGAATGCGGTTGCGCTGCTGCGCGGCGGCTCGGCCACCCAATCGCTTGTGCTCGTCGACGGCGTGCGTGTCGATTCGGTAAGCCTCGGACAAGCGCAGCTCGCACAGATTCCCGCCTCGCAGATCGATCATGTCGAAGTCGTCAACGGCGACGTATCGGCGCTCTACGGCTCGGGCGCGATGGGCGGCGTCGTGCAGGTATTCACGAAAGCGGGCGGCGACCATCCGCCGCGCTTTCATTTTTCGGCGGGCTATGGCAGTTACGGTACGCAAACGCAGCAAGCCGGCGTGGACGGCGCGCTCGACAAGGCGGGCAAGACGACGTTCAGCTTCGAGGTCGCGCGTTTGAAAAGCAATGGCTTTTCGTCGATCGATCCGCGGCTGGCTCCCAATGCGAATCCGAATGCGAACGGGTACCTGAACGAAAGCGTATCGGCCGCGCTGCGTCACAGATTCAATGACCGATGGGACGCCGGGGTGCGCTACTTCCAGTCGAACGGCAATGCGAGCTTCGACGACGCGTACGGGGTGCCGACCGACATCAACAACCTCTACAGCAAGGTAAGGCAGGCGTCGGTCTTCGCTAACGGCAAGCTCACCGATTGGTGGACGACGCATGTCACGCTCGCCGAAGGAGACGATCGCAGCATCCAGAAGAAGAACGGCGTCTACGACAATCGGTTCGATACCACCAATCGGCAATACACGTGGCAAAACGATTTTGCGCTGGCCGCAGGGCAAACCGCCCAGCTCGGCTACGAGCGACTCGATCAGCGCCTCGACTCGGACATCTTTTCGGCGCCGGCACGTCATGTGGACTCGGTCTTTGCCGGCTATACGGCGCGCTTCGGCGCAAGCCAGATTCAAGCCAACGTGCGGCGCGACCGCTACTCGGACTTCGGCAGCGCGAATACCTACTATCTGGGTTACGGCTACGACTTCACCGAGCACTGGAAGGCGATAGCGAGCTACTCGAGCGGGTTTCGCGCACCGAGCTTCGACGACCTCTACTATCCGGGCAGCGGCAACACATCGATCAGGCCCGAGCGCAGTCATTCGATCGAGGCGGCGTTGCAGTATGCGTCCGATTCGCTCGGCGTCGTGCGCCTGTCCGTCTTCCAGACGCGCTATACGGATCTCATCGACTATGTCTCTACCCAAGGCGGCCTTTACTATCTCGCCGAGAATGTCGGCCGCGCCAAGGTGCAGGGCGTCGAAGGCGCATGGAGCGGCCGGATCGGCGCCACGCGTGTGCGCACGTCGTTCACGGTGCAAAATCCTGTCGACGAAACGTCCGGCAAGGACCTCAACCGCCGGGCAAGGCACTTCGCCACGCTGTCCGCGAACCGCGATCTCGGTGCGTGGCGCATCGGCGGACAGTGGCGCGTCTCCGGCGTGCGGCAAGACAGCGGCAGACCGCTCGGCGGTTACGGCGTGGTCGACTTGTCGGCGCGCTACCGCATCACGAAAGCTTGGTACGTGTCCGCGCAAATCGAGAATCTTTTCGACAAGCCCTATGAATTCGCCTATTCCTACAACACACCGAGACGCAGCGCATTCGTCACACTCGGTTGGCAACAGCAGTGA
- a CDS encoding FecCD family ABC transporter permease, protein MNRPVSHAHAPMSARRAALIWLVLAAAAFTVFAAALALGSVRVSPAQALAALVHAGPADASAEIVRALRLPRALAGFACGGLLALAGALLQVLLRNPLAEPYVLGVSGGAAAFAVLALMAGSAWWFVDAASFAGALLSIGLLFGLARRELGRGESAEASPRLLLTGVVIATGWGAVITLLLSIAPDDRLRGILFWLTGDLSGVARPWTALVALGAAMALAVPVAPQLNVLMRGEPFALALGVPTGRLRLRIYLVASLAAAAAVTTAGTIGFVGLVVPHAVRLAWGSDQRMLLPASALAGGVTVMVSDLVARTVVAPTQLPVGAITAVIGVPVFLWMLLQRPR, encoded by the coding sequence ATGAATCGGCCCGTCTCGCACGCGCATGCACCGATGTCGGCTCGCCGCGCCGCGCTGATCTGGCTCGTGCTGGCAGCGGCGGCGTTCACCGTATTCGCTGCGGCGCTCGCGCTCGGCAGCGTCCGCGTTTCGCCAGCGCAGGCGTTGGCCGCGCTCGTCCATGCGGGGCCGGCCGACGCGAGCGCCGAAATCGTGCGGGCGCTGCGCCTGCCGCGCGCGCTTGCCGGCTTTGCCTGCGGCGGCCTGCTCGCCCTGGCCGGGGCGCTGCTGCAGGTACTGCTGCGCAATCCGCTGGCGGAGCCTTATGTGCTCGGCGTCTCGGGGGGCGCCGCCGCGTTTGCCGTACTCGCGCTGATGGCCGGCTCGGCCTGGTGGTTCGTCGATGCCGCGTCGTTCGCCGGCGCGCTGCTTTCGATCGGCTTGCTGTTCGGCCTCGCGCGCCGCGAACTCGGCCGCGGCGAATCCGCCGAAGCGTCGCCGCGGCTTCTGCTTACAGGCGTGGTGATCGCGACGGGGTGGGGCGCGGTCATCACGCTGCTGCTGTCGATCGCGCCCGACGACCGCCTGCGCGGCATCCTGTTCTGGCTGACCGGCGACCTGAGCGGCGTCGCCCGGCCCTGGACCGCACTCGTTGCGCTCGGCGCCGCAATGGCGCTCGCCGTGCCGGTCGCGCCGCAACTGAACGTGCTCATGCGCGGCGAACCGTTCGCGCTCGCGCTCGGCGTGCCCACGGGCCGCCTGCGCCTTCGCATCTATCTCGTGGCATCGCTCGCGGCAGCGGCGGCCGTGACGACCGCCGGCACGATCGGGTTCGTCGGCCTCGTCGTGCCGCATGCCGTGCGGCTCGCGTGGGGCAGCGATCAGCGCATGCTGCTGCCTGCCAGCGCACTGGCGGGCGGCGTGACCGTCATGGTTTCCGATCTGGTCGCGCGCACCGTCGTCGCACCCACGCAGTTGCCCGTCGGCGCGATCACGGCGGTCATCGGGGTGCCCGTGTTTCTCTGGATGCTGCTGCAAAGGCCCCGATGA
- a CDS encoding ABC transporter ATP-binding protein, with protein MTDRHTGHAHSLATRGLKLAGGGRTLLEHCSQTFGPGEIWCIAGPNGAGKTTLISTLAGLLSPAAGAVELDGVPIGEWPRPALARRRALMPQSTHDVFSASVLDVVLLNRFPHLAGWGWEAATDREAARAALDALALGPLAARDVMSLSGGERQRVALAAALCQDAPLLLLDEPLAHLDLHHQIDCLTVLARWVEQGPRTIVFSCHDLNLARRFATHALLMDGEGDAHAGTARDILAPGLASRVFGFPLVLVEQDGYEALVPALRTPRRNGGGVAG; from the coding sequence ATGACTGACCGACACACAGGGCACGCGCATTCGCTCGCCACGCGCGGTTTGAAGCTCGCGGGCGGCGGGCGCACGCTGCTCGAGCATTGTTCGCAGACGTTCGGGCCCGGGGAGATCTGGTGCATCGCGGGGCCCAACGGCGCGGGCAAGACCACGCTCATTTCGACGCTCGCCGGGTTGTTGAGCCCCGCCGCCGGGGCCGTGGAACTCGACGGCGTGCCGATCGGCGAGTGGCCGCGGCCCGCACTCGCGCGGCGCCGCGCATTGATGCCGCAAAGCACGCACGACGTCTTCAGCGCGAGTGTGCTCGACGTCGTGCTGCTCAACCGCTTTCCCCACCTCGCGGGCTGGGGCTGGGAGGCGGCCACGGACCGCGAAGCGGCGCGCGCGGCGCTCGATGCCCTCGCGCTCGGCCCGCTTGCAGCGCGGGACGTCATGTCGCTGTCGGGCGGCGAGCGGCAGCGCGTCGCGCTAGCCGCCGCGCTTTGCCAGGACGCGCCATTGCTGCTGCTCGACGAACCGCTCGCCCATTTGGATCTCCATCATCAGATCGATTGTCTGACCGTGCTTGCGCGCTGGGTCGAGCAAGGGCCGCGCACGATCGTGTTTTCGTGCCACGATCTCAATCTGGCCCGCCGCTTTGCGACGCATGCATTGCTGATGGACGGCGAAGGCGACGCGCACGCGGGCACCGCGCGCGATATCCTGGCGCCTGGGCTCGCGAGCCGCGTGTTCGGGTTTCCCCTCGTGCTCGTCGAACAGGACGGCTACGAGGCGCTCGTACCGGCGCTCCGGACGCCGCGACGCAACGGCGGCGGCGTTGCCGGATAG